A single window of Camelus dromedarius isolate mCamDro1 chromosome 20, mCamDro1.pat, whole genome shotgun sequence DNA harbors:
- the CTHRC1 gene encoding collagen triple helix repeat-containing protein 1 — protein MRPQGPAAASRLRLLGLLLLLLLQPQAPSSASETPKGKQKALLRPREVVDLYNGMCLQGPAGVPGRDGSPGANGIPGTPGIPGRDGFKGEKGECLREIFEESWTPNYKQCSWSSLNYGIDLGKIAECTFTKMRSNSALRVLFSGSLRLKCRSACCQRWYFTFNGAECSGPLPIEAIIYLDQGSPEMNSTINIHRTSSVEGLCEGIGAGLVDVAIWVGTCSDYPKGDASTGWNSVSRIIIEELPK, from the exons ATGCGTCCCCAgggccccgccgccgcctcccgacTGCGGCTCCTcggcctcctgctgctcctgctgctgcagcCGCAGGCGCCGTCGAGCGCCTCCGAGACCCCGAAGGGGAAGCAAAAGGCGCTGCTGCGGCCGAGGGAGGTGGTGGACCTG TATAATGGGATGTGCTTACAAGGGCCCGCAGGGGTGCCTGGGCGAGATGGAAGCCCTGGGGCCAACGGCATTCCTGGTACCCCTGGGATCCCAGGTCGGGATGGATTcaaaggagaaaagggggaaTGCCTGAGGGAAATCTTTGAGGAGTCCTGGACGCCTAACTACAAGCAGTGCTCATGGAGTTCACTGAATTATGGCATAGATCTTGGAAAAATTGCG GAGTGTACATTCACAAAGATGCGTTCGAACAGTGCCCTAAGAGTTTTGTTCAGTGGCTCACTCCGGTTAAAATGCAGAAGTGCATGCTGTCAGCGTTGGTATTTCACGTTCAATGGAGCTGAATGTTCAGGACCTCTTCCTATTGAAGCCATAATTTATTTGGACCAAGGAAGCCCTGAAATGAATTCAACAATTAACATTCATCGTACTTCCTCTG TGGAAGGACTTTGTGAAGGAATTGGTGCTGGGCTAGTGGATGTTGCTATCTGGGTTGGAACGTGTTCAGATTACCCAAAAGGAGATGCCTCTACTGGGTGGAATTCAGTGTCTCGCATCATTATCGAAGAACtaccaaaataa